From the Rhodoferax sp. WC2427 genome, one window contains:
- a CDS encoding OsmC family protein — protein sequence MAEFTANVVWQRATDPPEPFTDQRYSRRHAWHFDGGLAVPASSSPHSVPLPFSDPAAVDPEEAFVAALSSCHMLWFLHLAAKAGWVVDHYSDTAVGQMGRNVDGRMAMTQVVLRPHARFADGHAPSRAVLEQLHHAAHDACYIANSVTTEVRCEPV from the coding sequence ATGGCCGAATTCACCGCCAACGTGGTCTGGCAGCGCGCCACCGACCCACCCGAGCCGTTTACCGACCAGCGCTACAGCCGCCGCCATGCCTGGCACTTCGACGGTGGCTTGGCGGTGCCGGCGTCGTCTTCACCGCATTCCGTGCCGCTGCCGTTCTCGGACCCGGCCGCGGTGGACCCCGAAGAAGCCTTTGTGGCAGCACTCTCCAGTTGCCACATGCTGTGGTTTCTGCACCTGGCGGCCAAAGCGGGCTGGGTGGTTGACCACTACAGCGATACCGCCGTGGGCCAGATGGGCCGCAATGTCGACGGCCGCATGGCCATGACCCAGGTGGTACTGCGCCCCCATGCGCGATTCGCGGATGGCCATGCGCCGAGCCGGGCCGTGCTGGAGCAACTTCACCACGCCGCGCACGATGCTTGCTACATCGCCAACTCGGTCACCACCGAAGTCCGGTGTGAACCCGTCTAA
- a CDS encoding translocation/assembly module TamB domain-containing protein, with the protein MSADNPPAAQRRWMPSGKRLLWLLYAPLLVLAAVATAVGALWAWLGTDTSLASTLARAAAYLPAGHTLEANGVTGSVRQGGHIGSLVYRSPSLQVEAQDIAVDWQLDRILQRELRLGRLHIAHLSIAQTPSTEPTVLPTEIVLPLQVDLPFEIADLQLQGPPALQLTQLAGHYRYDGRQHHLTVNSIQVASGRYAGQATLLARSPLTLQAAVQGSVDTTLPGNTHPTTITATASASGALAGQDALLHIQAQLTPATPKALQATLAAQIHPWAAQPVQQADASFQQLNLADLWPDAPQTLLSGSAHLRPDLQATGTAWRAEATLDNRLAGPWDKNRVPLDHADTRLQYQQGAWVVESLRAQLGKGDVQLQGRWAGAGSTDWTAEAKLLRINPAAVHTRMAPALLDGRVTAASTAATIRFDAALQPSAKAPQIKALQGLRVQSAQATGRWAAGALNLSALKLQTDDALLQGQLDLTLATRAAKGQLHLTLPGAQADLQGQISASQGAGDFALHVPDAGQATRWLARLPGVASSLPGTMLGQAELTGRWTGGWTNALATSPGKAGTPPFQLTAQLAIPTLEVRTATGNPIHLQKLQIDASGSLGALDIALQGELATGTQRAKLSTRATGGLGTANQWQARIASLVLEMQDSTRPGPWTLQLDQALALKGTSTSLDAAAGSANVKGPVPGSVRITWQPVAWSHNGSRTLLRTQGTLQGLPMGWLETLAAGNGQLAQLGLKGDLLLDGDWNVQAAQTLQVSANLYQRSGDLQLLAGDDSAKGTPATISAGIRTARIGLRTDGDKLSASLRWDSERAGQAEAEFSTQVRQTDGGWDWPADAPLNGTVRASLPRVGIWSVLAPPGWRLRGTLAANATLSGTRLAPLWTGTLQADDLALRSVVEGIELREGRLRASLDGQRLNITEFSLRGAPTAANTTTAIPSNDGGSLSATGNVRWNNTAPAGIQMDIQAQAKTLRISARADRRLTVSGTLQATLAQGKLALQGALRADQALFVLPDESAPTLGSDVVVRKRSTSTPQPTAAPVAASNTPDVNITLDLGDDFHLVGRGLDTRLTGKLALRAGPTLAGPRVVGELRTARGSFRAYGQALDIEEGVLRFNGPYDNPSLDVLAIRPNLSVRVGVQINGTALSPNIRLYSDSDLSDAEKLAWLVLGRSAANGGAEGAVLQQAALALLGGNGKGLSGGLASALGLDELSFSGSANKSDGTTSAAAVTFGKRLSRNFYVAYEHSLAGTLGTLYIFYDLSKRFTLRGQTGQQSAIDLIFTLQYD; encoded by the coding sequence TTGAGCGCCGACAACCCCCCTGCTGCCCAGCGGCGCTGGATGCCCTCGGGCAAACGCCTGCTGTGGCTGCTGTACGCCCCCCTGCTGGTACTGGCCGCTGTGGCCACCGCCGTGGGTGCACTCTGGGCCTGGCTGGGCACCGACACCTCGCTGGCCAGCACCTTGGCCCGCGCCGCCGCCTACCTGCCCGCAGGCCACACACTGGAGGCCAATGGCGTGACCGGCTCGGTCCGCCAGGGGGGCCACATCGGCAGCCTGGTGTACCGCAGCCCCAGCCTGCAGGTTGAAGCCCAGGACATCGCCGTGGACTGGCAGCTGGACCGGATACTGCAGCGTGAACTGCGACTGGGTCGGCTGCACATCGCCCACCTCAGCATTGCGCAAACCCCGTCCACCGAGCCCACGGTGCTGCCGACCGAAATCGTGCTTCCGCTACAGGTCGACCTGCCCTTCGAGATTGCCGACCTGCAATTGCAAGGCCCGCCAGCTTTGCAACTGACCCAGTTGGCAGGGCATTACCGCTACGACGGCAGGCAACACCATCTCACGGTCAACAGCATCCAAGTCGCTTCAGGCCGGTACGCAGGCCAAGCCACTTTGCTGGCCCGCAGCCCTCTGACGCTGCAAGCCGCCGTGCAAGGCAGCGTGGACACCACCCTTCCCGGCAACACCCACCCCACCACCATCACGGCCACCGCATCGGCCAGCGGCGCACTGGCGGGGCAAGACGCGCTGTTGCACATCCAGGCCCAGCTCACACCCGCCACCCCCAAGGCCTTGCAGGCCACACTGGCCGCGCAAATCCACCCCTGGGCCGCACAACCGGTGCAGCAGGCCGATGCCAGCTTCCAGCAACTCAACCTGGCCGACCTGTGGCCCGACGCACCGCAGACACTGCTCAGCGGCAGCGCCCACCTGCGTCCCGATCTCCAGGCGACCGGCACCGCCTGGCGCGCAGAGGCCACGCTCGACAACCGCCTGGCTGGCCCCTGGGACAAAAATCGGGTACCGCTGGACCATGCCGACACCCGGCTGCAGTACCAGCAAGGCGCCTGGGTCGTGGAGTCGCTGCGCGCCCAGCTTGGCAAAGGCGACGTACAACTCCAGGGCCGCTGGGCTGGCGCGGGCTCCACCGACTGGACAGCCGAGGCCAAGCTCTTGCGCATCAACCCCGCTGCGGTGCACACCCGCATGGCCCCCGCCCTGCTGGACGGACGCGTCACGGCCGCCAGCACCGCCGCCACCATCCGCTTCGATGCGGCCCTGCAGCCCTCGGCCAAAGCGCCCCAAATCAAAGCCTTGCAAGGTCTGCGCGTCCAGAGCGCCCAGGCCACCGGACGCTGGGCGGCAGGCGCCCTGAATCTCTCGGCCCTGAAACTGCAAACCGATGACGCGCTGCTACAAGGTCAACTGGACCTGACCCTCGCCACCCGTGCCGCCAAAGGCCAGTTGCACCTGACCTTACCCGGCGCGCAGGCCGACCTGCAAGGCCAGATCAGCGCATCGCAGGGCGCAGGCGACTTTGCCCTGCACGTGCCCGATGCAGGCCAGGCCACCCGCTGGCTGGCCCGTCTGCCCGGCGTGGCATCCAGCCTGCCCGGCACCATGCTGGGACAGGCCGAGCTGACCGGCCGCTGGACCGGTGGCTGGACCAACGCCCTCGCAACCTCCCCCGGCAAAGCAGGCACCCCGCCTTTCCAGCTCACCGCCCAACTGGCCATACCGACGCTGGAAGTACGCACTGCCACCGGCAACCCCATCCATTTGCAGAAGCTACAGATCGACGCGTCCGGCAGCCTGGGCGCGCTGGACATCGCCCTGCAAGGCGAGCTGGCCACCGGCACCCAGCGTGCCAAGCTCAGCACCCGAGCCACCGGAGGCCTGGGCACAGCAAACCAATGGCAAGCCCGCATCGCCAGCCTGGTCCTGGAAATGCAGGACAGCACCCGCCCAGGCCCGTGGACGCTACAGCTCGACCAGGCCCTGGCGCTCAAGGGCACCAGCACCTCCCTGGATGCAGCCGCAGGCAGTGCCAACGTCAAAGGCCCGGTTCCCGGCAGCGTCCGCATCACGTGGCAGCCGGTAGCCTGGTCGCACAACGGCTCCCGCACCCTGCTGCGCACCCAGGGCACGCTGCAGGGCCTGCCCATGGGCTGGCTGGAAACCCTGGCTGCGGGCAACGGACAACTGGCGCAGCTTGGCCTCAAAGGCGATCTGCTGCTTGACGGCGACTGGAACGTGCAGGCGGCCCAAACCCTGCAGGTCAGCGCCAACCTCTACCAAAGAAGCGGCGATCTGCAACTGCTGGCCGGCGACGACTCTGCCAAAGGCACGCCCGCCACCATCAGCGCAGGCATCCGCACCGCCCGCATCGGCCTGCGCACCGACGGCGACAAGCTCAGTGCCAGCCTGCGCTGGGACAGCGAGCGCGCAGGCCAGGCCGAGGCCGAGTTCAGCACCCAGGTGCGCCAGACCGACGGCGGCTGGGACTGGCCCGCCGACGCACCGCTCAACGGCACGGTGCGCGCGTCGCTGCCCCGGGTCGGCATCTGGTCGGTACTGGCCCCGCCCGGCTGGCGGCTGCGCGGCACGCTGGCGGCGAATGCCACGCTCAGCGGCACCCGCCTGGCCCCGCTGTGGACCGGCACTCTGCAAGCCGACGACCTGGCGCTGCGTTCGGTGGTCGAAGGCATTGAACTACGCGAGGGCCGCCTGCGCGCCAGCCTGGACGGCCAGCGCCTGAACATCACCGAATTCAGCCTGCGCGGTGCCCCCACTGCCGCCAACACGACCACCGCCATCCCCAGCAACGACGGCGGCAGCCTCAGCGCCACCGGCAATGTGCGCTGGAACAACACCGCCCCGGCAGGTATCCAGATGGACATCCAGGCGCAGGCCAAAACCCTGCGCATCTCCGCCCGGGCCGACCGCCGCCTGACCGTGTCCGGCACCCTGCAAGCCACTCTGGCGCAGGGCAAGCTGGCGCTGCAAGGCGCGCTGCGGGCAGACCAGGCTTTGTTCGTCCTGCCCGACGAATCGGCGCCCACACTCGGCAGCGACGTGGTGGTGCGCAAGCGCAGCACCAGCACCCCGCAGCCCACTGCGGCACCCGTGGCGGCCAGCAACACGCCCGATGTCAACATCACCCTGGACCTGGGCGACGACTTCCACCTGGTCGGTCGGGGCCTGGATACCCGGCTCACCGGCAAGCTGGCCCTGCGTGCCGGCCCCACCCTGGCCGGTCCGCGCGTCGTCGGCGAGCTACGCACCGCCCGCGGCAGCTTCCGGGCCTATGGCCAGGCGCTGGACATTGAAGAAGGCGTTCTGCGCTTCAACGGCCCCTATGACAACCCCTCGCTCGACGTGCTGGCCATACGCCCCAACCTCAGCGTGCGCGTCGGTGTACAGATCAACGGCACGGCGCTATCGCCCAACATCCGTCTGTACTCCGACTCCGACCTGTCCGATGCCGAAAAGCTGGCCTGGCTGGTGCTGGGCCGCAGCGCCGCCAACGGCGGGGCCGAAGGTGCCGTGCTGCAACAGGCCGCGCTGGCCTTGCTGGGCGGCAACGGCAAGGGCTTGTCGGGTGGGCTGGCCTCGGCCCTGGGCCTGGACGAACTGTCGTTCAGCGGCAGCGCCAACAAGTCTGACGGCACCACCAGCGCCGCTGCCGTTACCTTTGGCAAGCGCCTGTCGCGCAATTTCTACGTGGCCTATGAGCACAGCCTGGCAGGTACGCTGGGCACGCTGTACATCTTCTACGACCTGAGCAAGCGCTTCACCCTGCGCGGCCAAACCGGCCAGCAAAGCGCCATCGACCTGATCTTCACCTTGCAGTACGACTGA
- a CDS encoding FMN-binding negative transcriptional regulator produces MTYLPPHFAETDPATLHALVCAHPLATWVVPQTDGELLVNHIPFLLDADRGPHGTLVGHVARANPVWRALGTTASVAVFQGPDAYVSPSWYPSKPVHGKVVPTWNYAVVHAHGTARVFDDQAQLLALVTRLTALHEAPMAQPWQVADAPAAYIDTMLGAIIGIEIPVQRWVGKWKVSQNRSEDDRQGVAAGLQARGTVQGDAMAELVRRAVSSKI; encoded by the coding sequence ATGACCTACCTGCCCCCCCACTTCGCAGAAACCGACCCCGCCACCCTGCACGCCCTGGTGTGCGCCCACCCGCTGGCCACCTGGGTGGTGCCGCAGACGGATGGCGAGCTGCTGGTCAACCATATCCCGTTCCTGCTGGATGCCGACCGGGGCCCGCACGGCACGCTGGTCGGCCATGTGGCGCGCGCCAACCCGGTATGGCGGGCGCTTGGTACTACCGCTTCTGTCGCGGTATTCCAGGGGCCCGATGCCTACGTGTCGCCGTCCTGGTACCCCAGCAAGCCCGTCCATGGCAAGGTGGTGCCCACCTGGAACTACGCTGTGGTGCATGCGCACGGCACGGCGCGGGTGTTCGACGACCAGGCTCAGCTGCTGGCCCTGGTGACGCGGCTGACCGCGCTGCACGAAGCGCCAATGGCCCAACCCTGGCAGGTAGCCGATGCACCCGCCGCCTACATCGACACCATGCTGGGCGCCATCATCGGCATCGAAATCCCGGTGCAGCGTTGGGTTGGCAAGTGGAAAGTCAGCCAGAACCGAAGCGAGGACGACCGCCAGGGTGTGGCGGCCGGCCTGCAGGCGCGCGGTACGGTGCAGGGGGACGCTATGGCGGAGCTGGTGCGGAGGGCAGTCAGTTCAAAAATCTAA